One genomic window of Cupriavidus oxalaticus includes the following:
- a CDS encoding AroM family protein, protein MTATAERLPRVAFVTIGQAPRTDVVPQMLADLGLPVAAEEFGILDDLDADQIAALAPAAGEYRFASRLRDGSQAVMGKPVAEAMLARLMASLDDGRFDALVPLCTGTALPPMRTLVIEPQQVVDHLTVALAQGCKRLGIVLPLEGQVDSFHLIEAVSCELRVTHASPYTDMGTGRFAQAGETLRGCDLVMMHCMGYTEAMRAEVARHAGAPVLLSNRMVARLLGQVLEGRAGSRL, encoded by the coding sequence ATGACCGCCACGGCCGAACGGCTGCCGCGCGTGGCCTTCGTCACCATCGGCCAGGCGCCGCGGACCGACGTGGTCCCGCAGATGCTGGCCGACCTGGGACTGCCGGTGGCGGCGGAAGAATTCGGCATCCTCGACGACCTCGACGCGGACCAGATCGCCGCACTCGCTCCGGCCGCTGGCGAATACCGCTTTGCCAGCCGCCTGCGCGACGGCTCGCAGGCCGTGATGGGCAAGCCCGTGGCCGAGGCGATGCTGGCGCGGCTGATGGCATCGCTGGACGATGGCCGCTTCGACGCACTCGTGCCGCTATGCACGGGCACCGCGCTGCCACCGATGCGCACGCTGGTAATTGAGCCGCAGCAGGTGGTGGACCACCTGACCGTCGCGCTCGCCCAGGGATGCAAGCGGCTCGGCATCGTGCTGCCGCTCGAAGGCCAGGTCGACAGTTTTCACCTGATCGAGGCGGTGTCCTGCGAACTGCGCGTCACGCATGCCTCGCCTTATACCGATATGGGCACGGGGCGCTTCGCACAGGCAGGCGAGACGCTGCGCGGCTGCGACCTGGTGATGATGCACTGCATGGGCTACACCGAGGCGATGCGGGCCGAAGTCGCGCGCCATGCCGGCGCGCCGGTGCTGCTCTCGAACCGGATGGTGGCCAGGCTGCTCGGCCAGGTGCTGGAAGGCCGCGCCGGAAGCCGCCTGTGA
- the rbfA gene encoding 30S ribosome-binding factor RbfA, with the protein MAKKGNISSRNLRISDQIQKDLAEMIQRELRDPRLGLVTLQSVTLTPDYAHAKVHFTVLGAEPATAEAILNEKAGFLHSLLYKRLHIHTVPTLRFLHDTSVEHAIEMSKLINEANATRSKDD; encoded by the coding sequence ATGGCCAAGAAAGGCAATATCTCCTCCCGCAACCTCCGCATCTCCGACCAGATCCAGAAGGACCTGGCCGAGATGATCCAGCGCGAGCTGCGCGACCCGCGCCTGGGCCTGGTCACGCTGCAGTCGGTCACGCTGACGCCGGACTATGCCCACGCCAAGGTGCACTTCACCGTGCTGGGTGCCGAGCCGGCGACGGCCGAAGCCATCCTCAACGAGAAGGCCGGCTTCCTGCACTCGCTGCTGTACAAGCGCCTGCACATCCATACCGTGCCGACGCTGCGCTTCCTGCACGACACCTCGGTCGAACACGCGATCGAGATGTCCAAGCTGATCAACGAAGCGAACGCCACGCGTTCGAAAGACGACTGA
- a CDS encoding Bug family tripartite tricarboxylate transporter substrate binding protein yields the protein MEKVAKWMGPLLRGMVCMSLGAVAATGAHAQEWKPSKPVRLLVGFAPGGSADLLARLVQGPLSESLGVPVVVENVPGAGGNIAADKLAKAPADGYTIGMGAAGAMAVTHVLNAKGTPYKPDDFTPIAMLATQPNVVIINPALPVGSMADFTAYVKKTPQVTYGTAGVGTSNHLIAETMLHRLGVDMVHAPYKGATPVITDLMGGHIAMTVDNITTAASLAKSGKVRAIAVTGSKRSPLLPDVPTLAESGLKDFNMPTWQGIFGPKDLPKPIVARYNQALVKALANPEVKKKMAEFGSEPVGGTPEHFAGFLAQDRKMWADVIKAAKITLD from the coding sequence ATGGAAAAGGTGGCGAAGTGGATGGGGCCGCTGCTGCGCGGCATGGTGTGCATGAGCCTGGGCGCGGTAGCGGCCACGGGCGCGCATGCACAGGAGTGGAAGCCGTCGAAGCCGGTGCGGTTGCTGGTGGGCTTCGCGCCGGGCGGTTCTGCCGACCTGCTGGCGCGGCTGGTGCAGGGACCGTTGTCCGAAAGCCTCGGTGTGCCGGTGGTGGTGGAAAACGTCCCGGGCGCGGGCGGCAACATCGCTGCCGACAAGCTGGCCAAGGCGCCGGCTGATGGCTACACCATCGGCATGGGCGCGGCCGGTGCGATGGCGGTCACGCATGTGCTCAACGCGAAGGGCACGCCGTACAAGCCGGACGATTTCACGCCGATCGCCATGCTGGCGACGCAGCCCAACGTAGTGATCATCAACCCGGCATTGCCGGTCGGGTCGATGGCCGACTTCACCGCGTACGTGAAGAAGACGCCGCAGGTCACCTATGGCACGGCGGGCGTCGGCACGTCCAACCACCTGATCGCCGAGACCATGCTGCACCGCCTCGGCGTCGACATGGTCCACGCGCCGTACAAGGGCGCCACGCCGGTGATCACCGACCTGATGGGCGGCCATATCGCCATGACCGTGGACAACATCACCACGGCGGCATCGCTGGCCAAGTCCGGCAAGGTCCGCGCCATCGCCGTCACCGGCAGCAAGCGCTCGCCGCTGTTGCCCGACGTGCCGACGCTGGCCGAGAGCGGCCTGAAGGATTTCAATATGCCGACCTGGCAAGGGATCTTCGGCCCGAAGGACCTGCCCAAGCCGATCGTGGCCCGCTACAACCAGGCACTGGTGAAGGCGCTGGCGAATCCGGAAGTGAAGAAGAAGATGGCGGAGTTCGGCTCCGAGCCGGTCGGCGGCACGCCCGAGCACTTCGCCGGGTTCCTGGCGCAGGATCGCAAGATGTGGGCCGACGTGATCAAGGCAGCAAAAATCACGCTCGACTGA
- the pepE gene encoding dipeptidase PepE gives MELLLLSNSTSDAGYLVHAHDALRELAGGRTRACFLPFAGVTRDWDTYEALVRDALAPAGIEAHSPHRLSDAECVRAVEAAELIVIGGGNTFRLLQCLRERGLLPVIARQVAAGAARYIGWSAGTNVACPTIRTTNDMPVADPGGLDALALVPFQINPHYFNLMVPGFRGETRDQRLAEFTVLQPQMPVLGLPEGNWVRVSGDRMEMGGAHGARWFLGQEIVDVAPGALSVPACAAAI, from the coding sequence ATGGAACTCCTGTTACTCAGCAACTCCACCAGCGACGCGGGCTACCTCGTCCATGCCCACGACGCGCTCCGCGAACTGGCCGGCGGGCGCACCCGCGCCTGCTTCCTCCCGTTCGCCGGCGTCACGCGCGACTGGGACACCTATGAAGCGCTGGTGCGCGACGCGCTGGCCCCGGCCGGCATCGAAGCGCACTCGCCCCACCGGCTCTCCGATGCCGAATGCGTGCGGGCCGTGGAAGCGGCCGAACTGATCGTCATCGGCGGCGGCAACACCTTCCGCCTGCTGCAATGCCTGCGCGAACGCGGCCTGCTGCCCGTCATCGCGCGCCAGGTGGCTGCGGGCGCGGCGCGCTATATCGGCTGGAGCGCCGGCACCAACGTCGCTTGCCCGACCATCCGCACCACCAACGACATGCCGGTCGCCGACCCCGGCGGCCTCGATGCGCTCGCGCTGGTCCCATTCCAGATCAACCCGCACTACTTCAACCTGATGGTGCCCGGCTTCCGCGGCGAAACGCGTGACCAGCGGCTGGCCGAGTTCACGGTGCTGCAGCCGCAGATGCCGGTGCTGGGCTTGCCCGAAGGCAACTGGGTGCGCGTATCGGGCGATCGCATGGAGATGGGCGGCGCGCATGGCGCACGCTGGTTCCTTGGCCAGGAGATCGTAGACGTCGCCCCCGGCGCATTGTCCGTGCCGGCCTGCGCCGCTGCCATCTGA
- a CDS encoding DHA2 family efflux MFS transporter permease subunit — protein sequence MANSITAAQHGAGSPARPAAPLAPQQPQPLTGGKLVIGTIALSLATFMNVLDSSIANVSIPAISGDLGVAPNQGTWVITSFAVANAISVPLTGWLTTRFGAVRLFITSILLFVLASWLCGVAPNLETLLAARVLQGAVAGPMIPLSQSLLLSSYPPAKSTMALALWGMTTLVAPIMGPLLGGWISDNMTWPWIFYINVPVGIITAYATWAIYKDRETPTKVLPIDRIGLALLVIWVGSMQLMLDKGKELDWFHSTEIVVLTLVAIVGFLFFLAWESYEKHPIVDISLFKGRNFSSGVIAISVAYGLFFGNLVILPLWLQTIIGYTATDAGIVMAPVGIFAILLSPVIGRNLPKMDVRWVATAAFITFGIVSLMRSGFTTQVDTWTLMVPTLIQGAAMAMFFIPLTSIILSGQPAEKIPAASGLSNFVRITFGGIGASISTTVWENRTALHHAQLVEQVNPYNPAYQGQLSHLTQMGMSQAQAVGVIERNISQQAAMLGANDIFWISGMLFFVLIGFVWLTRPAKGGGGSADAMAAH from the coding sequence ATGGCCAACTCCATCACCGCCGCGCAGCACGGCGCCGGCTCGCCGGCGCGGCCTGCCGCGCCGCTGGCGCCGCAGCAGCCGCAGCCGCTGACCGGCGGCAAGCTGGTGATCGGCACCATCGCGCTGTCGCTGGCCACGTTCATGAACGTGCTGGACTCGTCGATCGCCAACGTGTCGATCCCGGCAATCTCGGGCGACCTCGGCGTGGCGCCCAACCAGGGCACCTGGGTCATCACCTCGTTCGCGGTGGCCAATGCGATCTCGGTGCCGCTGACCGGCTGGCTGACCACGCGCTTCGGTGCGGTGCGGCTGTTCATCACGTCGATCCTGCTGTTCGTGCTGGCGTCGTGGCTGTGCGGCGTCGCGCCCAACCTGGAAACGCTGCTGGCCGCGCGGGTCCTGCAAGGGGCGGTGGCGGGGCCGATGATCCCGCTGTCGCAGTCGCTGCTGCTGTCGAGCTATCCACCCGCGAAAAGCACCATGGCGCTGGCGCTGTGGGGCATGACCACGCTGGTGGCGCCCATCATGGGCCCGCTGCTGGGCGGCTGGATCTCCGACAACATGACGTGGCCGTGGATCTTCTACATCAACGTGCCGGTGGGGATCATCACCGCCTACGCCACCTGGGCCATCTACAAGGACCGCGAGACGCCGACCAAGGTGCTGCCGATCGACCGCATCGGCCTGGCGCTGCTGGTGATCTGGGTGGGGTCGATGCAGCTGATGCTCGACAAGGGCAAGGAGCTGGACTGGTTCCACTCCACCGAGATCGTGGTGCTGACGCTGGTCGCCATTGTCGGCTTCCTGTTCTTCCTGGCATGGGAGAGCTATGAGAAGCATCCGATCGTCGACATCAGCCTGTTCAAGGGCCGCAACTTCAGCTCGGGGGTGATCGCCATCTCGGTGGCATACGGGCTGTTCTTCGGCAACCTGGTAATCCTGCCGCTGTGGCTGCAGACCATCATCGGCTATACGGCGACGGATGCCGGCATCGTGATGGCGCCGGTGGGGATCTTCGCGATCCTGCTGTCGCCGGTGATCGGGCGCAACCTGCCGAAGATGGATGTGCGCTGGGTCGCAACGGCCGCGTTCATCACCTTCGGCATCGTCAGCCTGATGCGTTCGGGCTTCACCACGCAGGTCGATACCTGGACGCTGATGGTGCCGACGCTGATCCAGGGCGCGGCGATGGCGATGTTCTTTATCCCGCTGACGTCGATCATCCTGTCGGGACAGCCGGCCGAGAAGATTCCGGCGGCATCGGGCTTGTCGAACTTCGTGCGGATTACCTTCGGCGGCATCGGCGCCTCGATCTCGACCACGGTATGGGAAAACCGCACGGCGCTGCACCACGCGCAGCTGGTCGAGCAGGTGAACCCGTACAACCCGGCCTATCAGGGCCAGCTCAGCCACCTGACGCAGATGGGCATGAGCCAGGCGCAGGCCGTGGGGGTGATCGAGCGCAACATCAGCCAGCAGGCAGCCATGCTGGGCGCCAACGATATCTTCTGGATCTCGGGGATGCTGTTCTTCGTGCTGATCGGCTTTGTCTGGCTCACGCGGCCAGCCAAGGGCGGCGGCGGTTCGGCGGACGCGATGGCGGCACACTGA
- a CDS encoding DUF1177 domain-containing protein, with amino-acid sequence MSIKQVIESIELLSAANVDGAAVAALLRARGISDVTVTRVEENGLCTDFLACTLPGRNPDAPALGVVGRLGGVGARPAVTGLVSDADGAIVAVATALKLADMAAGGDVLAGPVRIHTHICPHAATRPHQPVPMMKSPFAMRTMMSHEVHPQMAAILSVDTTRGNRFVNRRGVALTPVAKEGWLLRLPERMLDLIGWVSGELPVVLPLTTQDITPYENGLWHVNSIMQPAIVTDAPVVGVALTAQTTVPGCATGVTNAHDLDVATRFCIEVAKLFGQGQCAFYDVDEWAELQRRYGSLAHLQTVGVAA; translated from the coding sequence ATGTCCATCAAGCAGGTGATTGAATCGATCGAGCTGCTGTCCGCAGCCAATGTCGACGGCGCAGCCGTTGCCGCTTTGCTGCGCGCGCGCGGCATCAGCGACGTAACGGTGACGCGCGTGGAAGAGAACGGCCTCTGCACCGACTTCCTCGCCTGCACCCTGCCCGGCCGCAACCCCGACGCGCCCGCGCTGGGCGTGGTCGGCCGCCTTGGCGGCGTGGGCGCGCGCCCGGCAGTGACCGGCCTGGTGTCCGATGCCGACGGTGCGATCGTCGCGGTCGCCACCGCGCTAAAGCTGGCCGACATGGCCGCCGGCGGCGACGTGCTGGCCGGCCCGGTCCGCATCCACACCCACATCTGCCCGCATGCCGCCACGCGGCCGCACCAGCCGGTGCCAATGATGAAGTCGCCCTTCGCCATGCGCACGATGATGTCGCACGAGGTCCATCCGCAAATGGCGGCGATCCTGTCGGTCGACACCACGCGCGGCAACCGCTTCGTCAACCGGCGCGGCGTCGCGCTGACGCCGGTGGCCAAGGAGGGCTGGCTGCTGCGCCTGCCCGAACGCATGCTGGACCTGATCGGCTGGGTCAGCGGCGAGCTGCCGGTGGTGCTGCCGCTGACCACGCAGGACATCACGCCCTACGAGAACGGGCTGTGGCACGTCAATTCGATCATGCAGCCGGCCATCGTCACCGATGCGCCGGTGGTCGGCGTGGCGCTGACCGCGCAGACCACGGTGCCTGGCTGCGCGACCGGCGTGACCAATGCCCATGACCTGGATGTGGCCACGCGCTTCTGTATCGAGGTCGCGAAGCTGTTCGGCCAGGGCCAGTGCGCCTTCTACGACGTGGACGAGTGGGCCGAACTGCAACGGCGCTACGGCTCGCTGGCGCACCTGCAAACCGTCGGGGTGGCTGCATGA
- the truB gene encoding tRNA pseudouridine(55) synthase TruB — protein sequence MTDSNAARPPRLPRRDVHGVLLLDKPLGLSSNDALVRAKRLLRANKAGHTGTLDPLATGLLPLCFGEATKFSQDLLEADKTYDAVVRLGARSSTGDAEGELLDVREVTCDRAAVEQALARFTGEIEQVPPMHSALKKDGRPLYEYARAGQTVERAARRVTIHAIELLGCALPPAFTTAAFTMRVTCSKGTYIRTLAEDIGEALGCGAHLTGLRRIAVGDLTLDGAVTLEQIEQQDDAARPDMLAPVDALLQKSPPVTLDEAAAARFLQGQRIAHRDLPDGTDIAEGVLARVYAGAPARLLGVARMREGALRPERLVKL from the coding sequence ATGACCGATTCCAACGCCGCCCGTCCGCCGCGCCTGCCGCGCCGCGATGTCCATGGTGTGCTGCTGCTCGACAAGCCGCTGGGCCTGTCGTCCAACGATGCGCTGGTGCGCGCCAAGCGCCTGTTGCGCGCCAACAAGGCCGGGCATACCGGCACGCTTGATCCGCTGGCCACCGGCCTGCTGCCACTGTGCTTTGGCGAGGCCACCAAGTTTTCGCAGGACCTGCTGGAAGCGGACAAGACCTATGACGCCGTGGTGCGGCTGGGTGCGCGCTCCAGTACCGGCGACGCCGAGGGCGAGTTGCTCGATGTCCGTGAGGTGACCTGCGACCGCGCCGCGGTGGAGCAGGCGCTGGCGCGCTTTACCGGCGAGATCGAACAGGTGCCGCCGATGCATTCGGCGCTGAAGAAGGATGGCCGCCCGCTGTACGAGTACGCGCGCGCTGGGCAGACGGTCGAGCGCGCCGCGCGCCGCGTCACCATCCATGCGATCGAACTGCTGGGTTGCGCGCTGCCCCCGGCGTTCACCACGGCCGCGTTCACCATGCGCGTGACCTGCAGCAAGGGCACCTACATCCGCACGCTGGCCGAGGATATCGGCGAGGCGCTGGGCTGCGGCGCCCACCTGACCGGCCTGCGCCGCATTGCCGTGGGCGACCTGACGCTGGACGGCGCGGTGACGCTCGAGCAGATCGAGCAACAGGACGATGCCGCGCGGCCGGACATGCTGGCCCCCGTCGACGCCTTGCTGCAGAAAAGTCCGCCCGTGACGCTGGACGAAGCTGCCGCTGCGCGCTTCCTGCAGGGACAGCGCATTGCGCACCGGGACCTGCCCGATGGCACCGATATCGCGGAAGGCGTGCTGGCGCGCGTCTATGCCGGCGCGCCGGCGCGCCTGCTCGGCGTTGCTCGCATGCGCGAGGGAGCCTTGCGGCCGGAGCGGCTGGTCAAGCTGTAG
- the infB gene encoding translation initiation factor IF-2: MASTTVAQLAAELSRSAAALLEQLQAAGVGKAAPEDIITESDKTRLLDYLKRSHGQADDSSRKKITLTKRETSEIRQSDGAGKTRTVQVEVRKKRVLIKRDEAHPEAHADTAEAQPPVVDTAEQARREEEERRQAELLARQEAEAKAAREAAEREEAERRARQEALEAEQRRQAELAAKKAEEEAAASRAVTEAAEDSSRKKAEDEKARVAAERAEAQKAADEAKAAADKARAEQEIAARKRREAAEAEARAIQQMLNAPARVLKAPSERKAEEKKAEQTGTLHKPVKPASATATEAKAGDKKPATTATTTTTADKKGKVGKPGTWQDEGSRKKGGGLKTRGDSSGGVGGWRGGPRGRGGRQQQHDDSRSSFQAPTEPVVREVHVPETISVADLAHKMAVKASEVIKQMMKLGQMVTINQVLDQETAMIVVEEMGHKAFAAKLDDPEALLVVDGEEHTDAELLPRPPVVTVMGHVDHGKTSLLDYIRRTKVAAGEAGGITQHIGAYHVETDRGVITFLDTPGHEAFTAMRARGAKATDIVILVVAADDGVMPQTKEAIAHAKAAGVPIVVAINKIDKPEANPDRVKQELVAEQVVPEEYGGDSPFVPVSAKAGTGIEDLLEQVSLQAEVLELKAPVDAPAKGLVVEAQLDKGKGPIATILVSSGTLKRGDVVLAGSAYGRVRAMLDENGKPTKEAGPSIPVEIQGLSEVPAAGEEVLVLPDERKAREIALFRQGKFRDVKLAKQQAAKLENMLEQMTEGEVQTLPLIVKADVQGSQEALVQSLQKLSTAEVRVQIVHGGVGGISESDVNLATASKAVIIGFNVRADAGARKLAEHNGIDIRYYNIIYDAVDEIKAAMSGMLAPEKRETTTGTVEVRQVFRVPKVGAVAGCMVTDGVVKRSSLVRVLRNNVVIFSGELDSLKRFKDDVKEVKQGFECGLSIKNFNDVQEGDQLEVYEITEVARTL; the protein is encoded by the coding sequence ATGGCAAGCACAACAGTTGCCCAACTGGCCGCAGAACTGAGTCGCAGCGCAGCTGCCCTGCTGGAACAATTGCAGGCGGCTGGGGTGGGCAAAGCTGCGCCAGAAGACATCATCACGGAATCGGATAAGACCAGGCTGCTGGACTATCTGAAGCGTTCGCACGGCCAGGCCGACGACAGCTCCCGGAAGAAGATCACGCTGACGAAGCGCGAGACGTCCGAGATCCGCCAGTCGGATGGCGCCGGCAAGACCCGCACGGTCCAGGTCGAAGTGCGCAAGAAGCGCGTCCTGATCAAGCGCGACGAAGCCCACCCCGAGGCGCACGCTGATACGGCCGAGGCTCAGCCCCCGGTTGTCGACACGGCCGAGCAGGCACGCCGCGAAGAGGAAGAACGACGCCAGGCCGAACTGCTGGCGCGCCAGGAAGCCGAAGCCAAGGCCGCCCGCGAGGCTGCCGAGCGCGAGGAAGCCGAGCGCCGTGCCCGCCAGGAAGCCCTGGAAGCGGAACAGCGCCGCCAGGCCGAACTCGCCGCCAAGAAGGCGGAGGAAGAGGCTGCTGCGTCGCGTGCCGTGACCGAGGCTGCGGAAGACTCCTCGCGCAAGAAGGCCGAGGACGAGAAGGCCCGTGTGGCCGCCGAGCGCGCCGAGGCCCAGAAGGCCGCCGACGAGGCCAAGGCTGCCGCCGACAAGGCTCGTGCCGAACAAGAGATTGCCGCGCGCAAGCGCCGCGAGGCTGCCGAAGCCGAAGCCCGCGCCATCCAGCAGATGCTGAATGCACCGGCTCGCGTGTTGAAGGCGCCGTCCGAGCGCAAGGCCGAAGAAAAGAAGGCCGAGCAGACCGGCACGCTGCACAAGCCGGTCAAGCCGGCTTCCGCGACCGCGACCGAAGCCAAGGCTGGCGACAAGAAGCCCGCCACCACGGCCACGACCACCACCACCGCCGACAAGAAGGGCAAGGTGGGTAAGCCTGGCACGTGGCAGGACGAAGGCAGCCGCAAGAAGGGCGGTGGCCTGAAGACGCGCGGCGATTCGTCGGGCGGCGTGGGCGGCTGGCGCGGTGGCCCGCGTGGCCGCGGCGGCCGTCAGCAGCAGCATGACGACAGCCGCAGCAGCTTCCAGGCGCCGACCGAACCGGTGGTGCGTGAAGTGCACGTGCCGGAAACCATCTCGGTGGCGGATCTCGCCCACAAGATGGCCGTGAAGGCGTCCGAGGTCATCAAGCAGATGATGAAGCTCGGCCAGATGGTGACGATCAACCAGGTGCTGGACCAGGAAACCGCCATGATCGTGGTGGAAGAAATGGGCCACAAGGCGTTCGCCGCCAAGCTGGACGATCCGGAAGCGCTGCTGGTGGTGGACGGTGAAGAGCACACCGACGCCGAACTGCTGCCGCGTCCGCCGGTGGTGACCGTGATGGGTCACGTCGACCACGGCAAGACCTCGCTGCTGGACTACATCCGCCGCACCAAGGTTGCCGCGGGCGAAGCCGGCGGCATTACGCAGCACATCGGTGCCTACCACGTGGAAACCGACCGCGGCGTGATCACGTTCCTGGACACCCCGGGTCACGAGGCCTTTACGGCCATGCGTGCCCGCGGTGCCAAGGCGACCGACATCGTGATCCTGGTGGTCGCGGCCGACGACGGCGTGATGCCGCAGACCAAGGAAGCGATTGCGCACGCCAAGGCTGCCGGCGTGCCCATCGTGGTGGCGATCAACAAGATCGACAAGCCCGAAGCCAACCCGGACCGCGTCAAGCAGGAACTGGTGGCCGAGCAGGTGGTGCCGGAAGAGTACGGCGGCGATTCGCCGTTCGTGCCGGTGTCCGCCAAGGCCGGTACCGGTATCGAAGACCTGCTGGAGCAGGTGTCGCTGCAAGCTGAAGTGCTGGAACTGAAGGCGCCGGTCGACGCGCCGGCCAAGGGCCTGGTGGTGGAAGCCCAGCTCGACAAGGGCAAGGGCCCGATCGCTACCATCCTGGTCAGCAGCGGCACGCTCAAGCGTGGCGACGTGGTCCTGGCTGGCAGCGCCTATGGCCGCGTGCGTGCCATGCTCGACGAGAACGGCAAGCCGACCAAGGAAGCCGGCCCGTCGATCCCGGTGGAAATCCAGGGCCTGTCGGAAGTGCCTGCCGCCGGCGAGGAAGTGCTGGTGCTGCCGGACGAGCGCAAGGCGCGCGAAATCGCGCTGTTCCGCCAGGGCAAGTTCCGCGACGTGAAGCTGGCCAAGCAACAGGCCGCCAAGCTGGAGAACATGCTCGAGCAGATGACGGAAGGCGAAGTGCAAACGCTGCCGCTGATCGTCAAGGCCGACGTGCAGGGTTCGCAGGAAGCGCTGGTGCAGTCGCTGCAGAAGCTGTCGACCGCCGAAGTGCGCGTGCAGATCGTGCACGGCGGCGTGGGTGGCATCTCCGAGTCCGACGTCAACCTGGCGACGGCCTCGAAGGCGGTCATCATCGGCTTCAACGTGCGTGCCGACGCTGGCGCGCGCAAGCTGGCCGAGCACAACGGCATCGATATCCGCTACTACAACATCATTTACGATGCGGTAGACGAGATCAAGGCGGCGATGTCGGGCATGCTGGCGCCGGAGAAGCGCGAGACCACGACCGGCACGGTCGAGGTGCGCCAGGTCTTCCGCGTGCCGAAGGTCGGCGCGGTGGCGGGCTGTATGGTCACCGACGGCGTGGTCAAGCGGAGTTCGCTGGTGCGCGTGCTGCGCAACAACGTGGTCATCTTCAGCGGCGAGCTCGATTCGCTGAAGCGCTTCAAGGACGACGTCAAGGAAGTGAAGCAAGGCTTCGAGTGCGGTCTGTCGATCAAGAACTTCAACGATGTTCAGGAAGGCGACCAGCTCGAAGTGTACGAAATCACCGAGGTGGCGCGTACGCTGTAA
- a CDS encoding IclR family transcriptional regulator encodes MSILEGVESVLAMFEQGRHEVTFNDVIDELGLAKSSASRLLAQMVRYRLLELQPSTRRYRPGTLLIRAAQAATQAHPFDEQCRAILAALSDSTGFTAYLSMLDGTDTVVLQRLNGSNPVQVLSPPGARRPAFTTAMGRVLLSRLPEAEFSARYGTSGARKLPEAPAGCPATVAELAERVASASRERSAIAVNEGMPGIGAVATTLADPLSGDVRGLCLSFTAMQVSQAQAHALRETLVQAVAPVGQRIGDPLWLHPGDTAGQ; translated from the coding sequence GTGAGCATTCTCGAGGGCGTGGAAAGCGTGCTGGCCATGTTCGAACAAGGCCGGCACGAGGTCACGTTCAACGACGTCATTGACGAACTCGGCCTGGCCAAGAGTTCGGCTTCGCGGCTGCTGGCGCAGATGGTGCGCTACCGGCTGCTGGAGCTGCAGCCATCGACGCGGCGCTACCGCCCCGGGACACTGCTGATCCGCGCCGCCCAGGCGGCGACACAGGCGCATCCGTTCGACGAGCAATGCCGGGCGATCCTGGCCGCGCTGTCTGACTCCACCGGCTTCACCGCCTACCTGTCGATGCTCGACGGCACCGACACCGTGGTGCTGCAGCGCCTGAACGGCAGCAACCCGGTGCAAGTGCTGTCGCCGCCAGGCGCGCGCCGGCCGGCATTCACCACCGCGATGGGCCGCGTCCTGCTCTCGCGCCTGCCGGAAGCCGAATTCAGCGCACGCTATGGCACTTCCGGCGCGCGCAAATTGCCCGAGGCGCCGGCTGGCTGCCCCGCTACCGTGGCCGAACTGGCCGAGCGCGTGGCAAGCGCCAGCCGCGAGCGCAGCGCGATCGCCGTGAATGAAGGCATGCCGGGCATTGGCGCCGTGGCCACCACGCTGGCCGATCCGCTTTCCGGAGATGTGCGCGGCCTGTGCCTGTCGTTCACCGCGATGCAGGTCAGCCAGGCCCAGGCCCACGCGCTGCGTGAAACGCTGGTGCAGGCAGTGGCGCCGGTCGGGCAGCGCATCGGCGATCCGCTCTGGCTTCATCCCGGCGACACCGCCGGGCAATAG